In Massilia violaceinigra, one DNA window encodes the following:
- the cydB gene encoding cytochrome d ubiquinol oxidase subunit II produces MSDPAYLLPVILALVLGVALSMYVVLDGFDLGIGILFPFFRDESARDQMMNSVAPFWDGNETWLVLGGVTLWAAFPKAFAIILPAMYLPVLVLLLALIFRGVAFEFRWVARHHQRIWDGAFAAGSTLAAFAQGVILGGLLQEIRVRDGQFAGAPFDWLTPFAIMCGLGLVSGYALLGATWLLMKTEGEVERKVRGMVPALLAGLLGFIVLVSVWTPLQIPRIAQRWFSVPNIVFLSLVPVATAFCAWLCWRGIRHGRSVLAFAAAVGVFLLAMAGLVLSNMPYVVPPVLTVWQAASHPASQLFYLVGAAILLPMILAYTALVFWLFRGKIGAGEGYHA; encoded by the coding sequence ATGAGCGACCCGGCGTACCTGCTGCCCGTGATCCTGGCCCTGGTGCTGGGCGTGGCCTTGTCGATGTACGTCGTGCTCGACGGCTTCGACCTGGGCATCGGCATCCTGTTCCCTTTCTTTCGCGACGAATCGGCGCGCGATCAGATGATGAATTCGGTGGCGCCTTTCTGGGACGGCAACGAGACCTGGCTGGTGCTCGGTGGCGTCACGCTATGGGCGGCGTTTCCCAAGGCCTTCGCCATCATCCTGCCGGCCATGTACCTGCCGGTGCTGGTGCTGCTGCTGGCATTGATTTTCCGCGGGGTGGCATTCGAATTCCGCTGGGTGGCCAGGCATCATCAGCGCATCTGGGATGGCGCTTTCGCCGCCGGCTCGACGCTGGCCGCGTTCGCGCAAGGCGTGATCCTGGGCGGCCTGCTGCAAGAGATCCGGGTGCGCGACGGCCAGTTCGCGGGCGCCCCTTTCGACTGGCTGACCCCGTTCGCGATCATGTGCGGGCTGGGGCTGGTCAGCGGCTATGCGCTGCTGGGCGCGACCTGGCTGCTGATGAAGACCGAGGGCGAGGTCGAACGCAAGGTGCGCGGGATGGTGCCCGCCTTGCTGGCCGGGCTGCTGGGGTTCATCGTGCTGGTCAGCGTCTGGACGCCGCTGCAGATTCCCCGCATCGCGCAGCGCTGGTTCAGCGTGCCGAACATCGTGTTCCTTTCCCTGGTGCCGGTGGCCACCGCGTTTTGCGCGTGGCTGTGCTGGCGCGGCATCCGCCACGGGCGCAGCGTGCTGGCGTTCGCGGCGGCGGTCGGCGTGTTCTTGCTGGCGATGGCGGGACTGGTGCTGTCGAACATGCCTTACGTGGTGCCGCCCGTGCTCACGGTATGGCAGGCCGCGTCCCATCCGGCGTCGCAGCTTTTCTATCTGGTGGGCGCGGCCATCCTGCTGCCGATGATACTGGCGTACACGGCGCTGGTGTTCTGGCTTTTCAGGGGCAAGATCGGGGCGGGGGAGGGCTATCACGCTTGA
- a CDS encoding mechanosensitive ion channel family protein, translating to MDIHAITSPLAGIAPANWLLALAVAIGSYVIMHGAVVLFRRHLARLSEQGRADRPAAELLKATLARTSKLALIVTALLFGLTVLDLGAPWDDRVRHLWFIALGAQLALYLDRALSVGAQRYFRSRASAPDAPATVANTLMVWVLKTVLWVVFLLAVLSNVGIDVSTLVASLGIGGIAVALAVQNVLGDLFASLSIAVDKPFEVGDSISVAGFSGNVEHVGLKTTRIRSDSGEQIVIANAELLKNTLRNFKRMSTRRVQFSLRANPATTTAQAAQVPAALRAIIEAQEGVRYDRVHLKSVTQEALEFDVVFHVLDPSYGRYMDIQQTILLAAMEAFEQLGVSTVGASRHLLIERVPRAASAKPAASVKPAAALHNIVSTRKQPAGM from the coding sequence TTGGATATCCATGCCATCACTTCCCCGCTGGCCGGGATCGCCCCGGCCAACTGGCTGCTCGCCTTGGCCGTGGCGATCGGCAGCTATGTCATCATGCACGGCGCCGTCGTGCTGTTCCGTCGCCACCTCGCCAGACTGAGCGAACAGGGACGGGCCGACCGGCCCGCCGCCGAACTGCTCAAGGCCACCCTGGCGCGCACCAGCAAGCTGGCGCTGATCGTCACCGCGCTGCTGTTCGGGCTGACGGTGCTCGATCTCGGTGCGCCGTGGGACGACCGGGTGCGCCATCTGTGGTTCATCGCCCTTGGGGCCCAGCTGGCGCTGTATCTGGACCGCGCGCTCAGCGTTGGCGCGCAGCGCTACTTCCGCAGTCGCGCCAGCGCGCCGGACGCGCCCGCCACTGTGGCCAACACGCTCATGGTCTGGGTGCTGAAAACCGTGCTGTGGGTGGTGTTTTTGCTGGCCGTGCTGTCGAACGTGGGCATCGATGTATCGACCCTGGTGGCCAGCCTGGGCATTGGCGGCATAGCCGTCGCGCTGGCGGTGCAAAATGTGCTCGGCGACCTGTTCGCCTCGCTCTCGATTGCCGTCGACAAGCCGTTCGAGGTGGGCGACTCGATCAGCGTCGCCGGCTTTTCGGGCAATGTCGAACACGTGGGCCTGAAGACGACCCGCATCCGCTCCGACAGCGGCGAGCAGATCGTCATCGCCAACGCCGAACTGTTGAAGAACACGCTGCGCAACTTCAAGCGCATGTCGACCCGGCGCGTGCAGTTTTCGCTGCGCGCCAATCCGGCCACCACCACGGCCCAGGCGGCCCAGGTGCCGGCGGCCCTGCGCGCCATCATCGAAGCGCAGGAGGGCGTGCGCTACGACCGCGTGCACCTGAAAAGCGTGACCCAGGAAGCGCTCGAGTTCGATGTCGTGTTCCATGTGCTCGATCCTTCCTACGGACGCTATATGGATATCCAGCAAACCATCCTGCTGGCGGCGATGGAAGCGTTCGAGCAACTGGGCGTGTCCACGGTCGGCGCGTCGCGCCATCTGCTGATCGAGCGCGTCCCGCGTGCCGCCAGCGCCAAACCGGCGGCGTCCGTCAAGCCGGCCGCGGCGCTGCACAATATCGTGTCCACGCGCAAGCAACCGGCTGGAATGTGA